From a region of the Alosa sapidissima isolate fAloSap1 chromosome 9, fAloSap1.pri, whole genome shotgun sequence genome:
- the LOC121718067 gene encoding zinc finger protein 501-like, with amino-acid sequence MEDANKRVKTSTHRRGQDGGEKRRRCSKRTNSGSLKTDRGIQKGRCYDCSQCGKSFSSTSHLNRHQKTHTGEKPCMCLQCGKRFSNASNLARHQKTHIEVKRYHCSDCGKTFLKLSKIIEHQRIHTGDKPYICLQCGKGFPLSSLLTRHQKNHIRDPSYHCSDCGKDFCNGTRLRLHQRVHTGEKPYKCTYCGKRFTFLSSVTVHERIHTGEKPYPCTVCGKRFVNSSSLYSHIKVHSGDKPYGCMLCGSRFARSAEWKTHNRLHTGERPYHCTLCDKQFSQHAHLKTHLRMHTGEKPFHCSFCKKDFSQSSHLKVHLRIHTGEKPHQCSHCVKTFHTFSHLRIHLRSHTGEKPYPCSVCGKCFSQSSERKVHQRGRNCKKSDSIERTMETDKKH; translated from the coding sequence ATGGAGGATGCCAATAAGCGTGTCAAGACCTCGACCCACAGGAGAGGACAAGATGGAGGAGAAAAGCGCAGACGTTGCTCAAAGAGGACCAACTCTGGATCCCTGAAAACAGATCGGGGGATACAGAAAGGGAGGTGCTATGACTGTTCACAGTGTGGGAAAAGTTTCTCCAGTACATCGCACCTCAATCGCCATCAGAAAACTCATACAGGAGAAAAACCTTGTATGTGCTTGCAGTGTGGGAAACGTTTCTCGAATGCATCTAACCTCGCTCGCCATCAAAAAACGCATATCGAAGTGAAACGTTACCACTGCTCAGATTGTGggaaaacatttcttaaattgaGTAAAATCATAGAACACCAGAGAATCCACACGGGAGACAAACCTTACATATGCCTGCAGTGTGGGAAAGGTTTCCCCCTGTCATCATTACTCACTCGTCATCAGAAAAACCATATCAGAGATCCATCTTACCACTGTTCCGATTGTGGGAAAGACTTTTGTAATGGGACTAGATTGAGATTACACCAAAGAGTCCACACCGGAGAGAAGCCTTATAAATGTACATATTGTGGGAAAAGGTTCACCTTTTTAAGCTCTGTTACGGTACACGAGAGGATTCATACGGGAGAGAAACCATATCCTTGCACAGTGTGTGGGAAGAGATTTGTTAACTCAAGTTCCCTTTACAGTCATATAAAAGTGCATAGTGGGGACAAGCCTTATGGCTGCATGCTGTGTGGAAGTAGGTTTGCGAGATCAGCAGAATGGAAAACTCATAACAGGCTTCACACTGGTGAGAGGCCTTACCATTGCACACTGTGTGACAAGCAGTTTTCTCAGCACGCTCATCTAAAAACTCACTTAAGAATgcatactggagagaagccaTTTCATTGTTCGTTCTGTAAGAAAGACTTTTCCCAGAGCAGCCATCTCAAGGTGCACCTCAGGatacatactggagagaagcctcaccaGTGTTCTCATTGTGTAAAGACTTTCCACACATTTAGTCATCTTAGGATTCACCTGAGAAGCCACACTGGGGAGAAGCCGTACCCTTGCTCCGTATGTGGAAAGTGTTTCTCCCAGTCCAGTGAGCGTAAAGTTCACCAGCGGGGAAGAAATTGCAAAAAGTCAGACAGCATTGAAAGAACTATGGAAACGGATAAGAAACACTAA
- the LOC121718064 gene encoding zinc finger protein OZF-like, with protein sequence MEADNETSTHWGGQDRGEKQRLCSSRSLADSGSPKKHQGAQKIRSYDCFRCGRSYSNSSHLSRHQKTHSEEKPYLCSDCGKAFIELSKMNEHKRVHSGGNKSYNVTCPQCGRLFSNPSNLIRHQKTHTGDKPYTCLQCGKSFSSASNLTRHQKNHSEEKPYCCSACGKAFSKLSKMEEHQRIHTGEKPYVCLQCGKGFSKPSFLTSHQKSHTEEKSYCCSDCGKDFCNGTRLRLHQRVHTGEKPYKCTSCGKRFTFMNGLTVHQRIHTGEKPYPCTECGKRFTTSSAVISHRKVHSKDKPYVCTQCGSRFARLAEWKTHNRLHTGEKPYHCTQCDKLFSQPSHLKTHLRMHAGEKLFHCTHCNKDFSQSSHLKVHLMIHTGEKPHQCPQCGKSFALSGTLKCHLRVHTGEKPYPCSECGKCFSQCSERNTHERKKNCSNSDGLQRHLKIQGKR encoded by the coding sequence ATGGAGGCGGACAATGAGACCTCGACACACTGGGGAGGACAAGACAGAGGGGAAAAGCAAAGACTCTGCTCAAGCAGGAGTTTGGCTGACTCCGGATCCCCTAAAAAACATCAGGGAGCTCAGAAAATAAGGTCGTATGACTGCTTTCGGTGCGGGAGAAGTTACTCTAATTCTTCGCACCTCAGTCGCCATCAGAAAACTCATTCCGAAGAGAAACCTTACCTCTGCTCAGATTGTGGGAAAGCGTTTATAGAGTTGAGTAAAATGAATGAACACAAGAGAGTTCACTCTGGAGGTAATAAATCTTATAATGTTACATGCCCACAATGTGGGAGACTTTTTTCCAATCCATCTAACCTCATTCGTCATCAGAAAACTCATACTGGAGATAAACCTTATACGTGCCTGCAGTGTGGGAAAAGTTTCTCCAGTGCATCAAATCTCACTCGCCATCAGAAAAATCATAGCGAAGAGAAGCCTTACTGTTGCTCAGCTTGTGGGAAAGCCTTTTCTAAGTTGAGTAAAATGGAAGAACACCAGAGAatccacactggagagaagccttatGTGTGCCTGCAGTGTGGGAAAGGTTTCTCAAAGCCATCGTTTCTCACTAGTCATCAGAAGAGTCATACTGAAGAGAAATCTTACTGCTGCTCAGATTGTGGGAAAGACTTTTGCAATGGGACTAGATTGAGATTACACCAAAGAgtccacactggagagaagccttatAAATGTACATCTTGTGGGAAAAGGTTCACCTTCATGAACGGTCTTACAGTACACCAGAGGattcacactggagagaaaccGTATCCTTGCACAGAGTGTGGAAAGAGATTTACTACCTCAAGTGCTGTAATAAGTCATCGCAAAGTGCACAGTAAAGACAAACCGTATGTCTGCACACAGTGTGGGAGTAGGTTTGCGAGATTAGCTGAATGGAAAACCCATAACAGGcttcacactggagagaaaccTTACCATTGCACTCAGTGTGACAAACTTTTTTCTCAGCCTTCTCATCTAAAAACTCATTTGAGGATGCATGCTGGAGAGAAGCTCTTTCACTGCACACATTGTAACAAAGACTTTTCTCAGAGTAGCCATCTGAAGGTCCACCTGATGATACACACTGGAGAAAAGCCTCATCAGTGCCCTCAGTGTGGAAAGTCTTTTGCCTTATCGGGCACTCTTAAGTGTCACCTCAGAGTCCACACTGGAGAGAAACCGTACCCCTGCTCTGAATGTGGAAAGTGCTTTTCTCAGTGTAGTGAACGTAACACTCACGAACGAAAAAAGAACTGTAGTAACTCAGATGGCCTTCAAAGACATCTGAAAATACAGGGAAAACGCTGA
- the LOC121718042 gene encoding sodium/potassium-transporting ATPase subunit alpha-1-like isoform X2: MIQAVGGFFTYVVILAENGFLPMDLFGIRVSWEDKYNNELEDSYGQQWTYESRKIVEYTCHTAFFVSIVIVQWTDLIICKTRRLSLAHQGMFSNKVLIFGLCEETALAAFLSYCPGMDVALRMYPLKPLWWFCAMPYSLLIFIYDEVRKYILRRNPGGWVEKETYY; encoded by the exons ATGATCCAAGCAGTGGGAGGATTCTTCACCTACGTTGTGATCCTGGCTGAGAATGGCTTCCTGCCCATGGACCTCTTTGGAATTCGAGTCTCCTGGGAAGACAAGTACAACAACGAGCTCGAGGACAGTTATGGCCAGCAGTGG ACATACGAGAGCAGAAAGATTGTGGAGTACACGTGCCACACAGCGTTTTTCGTGAGCATCGTCATCGTGCAGTGGACTGACCTCATCATCTGTAAGACACGGAGATTGTCCCTCGCTCATCAAGGAATGTTCTC gaataaaGTCCTCATTTTCGGCCTGTGCGAGGAGACAGCTCTGGCCGCCTTTCTCTCCTACTGTCCAGGCATGGATGTTGCCCTGAGGATGTACCCTCTCAA aCCATTGTGGTGGTTCTGTGCTATGCCCTATTCACTGCTCATCTTCATCTATGATGAAGTGAGGAAATATATCTTGCGGAGAAACCCAGGAG GCTGGGTGGAGAAGGAAACATATTATTAA